The following nucleotide sequence is from Candidatus Binataceae bacterium.
CGCCGTGCGTCTCTTTTGCACCAGCTCGCGGGTCTTTGCTTCATGATCGATTACAGCGCGGCGATCCGTTACGCGGAAGCGACGCTTGCCCTGTATCGAACCCTCGGCGATGAAGCCCGAGTCGCAGAATGGCATGCGCGGCTGGGCATTTATTACGCCGTACCCTATGCGGACACCTCAGACGTCTGCCGGGCTCGCGAGCACTTTCGCAAAGCCAGGGAGAGTCTCGCCGGCGGACCCGAGGGGCTCACCTTGGCGCGCGTGTACACCGGGATCATGCAGACCGCGTTCGTCAGCAGACGCACCGAAGAAGGGTTAGCGGCAGGAAAGCTGGCGATGGAAATCGCGCAACGATTTAACGACGACGCGCAATGGGCAAATTCGGCCCTACAGTATTCATTGCACCTTGTGGAGAGCGGGCGATTGGCCGAAAGTCACGCGCTGCAGGAGCAAGCCTGGCAAAAGATCGATCATCTGAACATTGGACGCCTGGCCTTTCTCGCGGCCTGGATCGAGGGAAGTTGCCATCTCTTTTTGCTCGACATCCCCGAAGCTGCACGATGCTTTGAGCACGAGCTTAGCAAGCCGCGCATCGAGCCATTCCGAGCGGTGCTGGCAGGCCTCTATGCCAACCTGCTCGCGCGGAGCGGCGGTGTGGTCGGCGCTCAGAGCCTGGCGACAGAAGCTGTGCCTGCGCAGCATCGGGCGGACATTCTCTTTCTTGAAGGAAGATGGGACGAAGCAACGACGCTCCTCTCGGAAAAGAGGCCGAAATTGCGCAGCAGCGGCGACCTCAATTCGCTCGCGCGATGCCTGAACGTGGCCGCCGAAATTCATCACGTCAGCGGCAGGGAAAATGAAGCACTCGCAACTTTCGGGGAACTCCTTGCCACGGCCGATGGCGAATTACAACTTGCGCACGAGATGGCAGTGCGGCCCGTCTGCGCGGAGATACATGCGCGGCTGAATCACTTGGAAGCTGCCGCGCGCGAACTGGCGCGATGCCGACAGATCATGGCCGCAGGAGAGGATTGGCGGGGTTTGGAGGGTACCGTTATCCGCGCCGAGGCGGTTCTCGCGGCAGCTCAGGGAGGATTGAACGAGGCGGGAGCACGATTCGAGAAGGCCATCGAAATTTTCCGCCGATTTCGTGTGCCCTTCGAAGAAGTCGAAGCGCTGCTCTTGTGGGGGCAGGCGCTGGTTAGCGCCGGCGAGTGCGCCCAGGCCGGAGCAAAGTTCGATTCCGCGATCGCAATCTACCAGCGATGCGGCGCCGGCGATCGATGGATCGAGCGTATCGAGGCGAGCAGAGTGGTGCTGAAAGCACCTCCGTCTTTGAACGCGAGCTTTTCGCAAGTCTCTCCCGCCGCGGACGAAGCTGAGTTTCGTCGTGAAGGTGACTACTGGACGATTGCCTTCGGCGGCAAAACCTTGCGCTTCAGGGATACGAAAGGCTTCCACTACATCGCGTATCTCCTGGCCCGTCCGGGTGAAGATCTACGCGCGCTCGACTTGGTCCTCCTTGTCGGTGGCGATTCACCTGACAAAATAGAAAGCGGCAAGACGCAAGACCTCGCTCGGTCCCAGAGCGTGACCAGCGACCTCGGCGATGCTGGTGAGGTGCTCGACGCGCAGGCCAAGTCCGCCTATCGGGCACGCCTCGCCCAACTCGAAGAAGAGCTGGAGGACGCTCGCGAACTCGGCAATGAAGCCCGGGTTGAAAGCACCCAGCAAGAGATAGTGGCACTCGGCCGTGAACTCAAGCGAGCCGTAGGACTCTCCGGCCGCGATCGGCGAGCGGCGTCCGGCCACGAGCGCGCGCGCATAGCAGTAACCCAAGCGATCCGATTTGCCCTCGGAAAGATCGCAAAGAATGACGCTGATTTGTCGAAGATGCTCACTTCGGCAATAAAGACCGGCACGTTCTGTTCGTACCGCCCGTCCGCCACCCCGGCGGTCCGCTGGCGCCTTTAGGCTGCCCTCCCTCGTTCACGCTTCGTACGAAACTACTGTACGAAATTGAACCGCGAGATCTTACGCATCTCCTTGAAAGGGCACGCTGGAAGCCATTAGGCCGTCCGCGGGCACAAGGAGAGGAGAGCGATGGAATTGAAGCCGACAAAGTGTGGAAGATTAGTTGCGTGGGAGCAGACGCCGTCGAGTAGACAAATATCTCGGGACAATTCCCGCGCCGTTCAAGTTGCTGGCACCTCGTACGCTTGAGGAAGCAACTCAACTTAGTCCGGAGCATGGGGCGGCGCACCGAAGCGAGCACTGGTGCCTCAAACCTGACTTATCAGTGGCTCGCTTTGATGGCTCATCGGTTTCTCTAGTAATCATTTTGTGGCTGTATTAGGCTCGGATCCAGCAGCCAGTTGGCGCGAGTTACGAGTGTGTCGCGATTGATTTCGGGAACGAAGCGAACCCTTCGGCGGTCATTGCTCGCGGCCACGTTGATGGTCCTCCTGCTCACTACTCTGGGCGGTTGCGCGCGCGTCTCCGGCTCCCACGATCCGGCCTGGATGTCACTCAACTCGCCTGGCGGCGAGGCCGCGCGCGATCGCGAGACGACGCAAGCGCAGGTGCGTCAGGATGTTGTGCGCTTCGCGTCTTCCTATTTCGCGAGCCTGACGCAGGCGTTTGATTCGGTCGAGCGCGCGGCACGGACTCCGGACGAGCGCGTGATGGTCGCCGACCCGAAGGTTAAGTATTGCAACGCCCTGATCGATATCGCGCTCGGCCCTAAGCCGGAGGCCAATCTGCTCGACATGGTGGTCCTGGCCACTCTCCTGCACGATGTGATGAAGGACTACTGGGTGCCGAAAGTGTACGGCGCCAGCGGACAACCACTGCTGGCCGCGACGGAACGGGGCAAGCAGGATATCTGGGCAATTGCCGACACGATACTCACTACGGCTCAGCAGCGGTCGCTGGCCGATCTGATCGCACGCTGGCGCGCTGACCATCCTGATCAGATTTACGTGGCCGAAGTCCGCCTGCAGAGCTTCACCAAGGAGTTCGGCACCAATGCGGTGGCGGGGCTCGAACGCAGCACTTTGTTACCGGAAGTGGCGGATGCCACCCGCTCGATCGACGAATTTCGATTACTCAGTGAGCGCCTGCTGCTCTATTTGCAGGAGGCTCCCGCGTTGTTTCGAATGGAAGCGCAACTGGGCGAGTACCAGATCGCAGCCCAGCAGGAGACCAAGGACCTGCTCAACAGCGTTACCACCTTTAGCCAGGCTGCAGACCGCGTCGCGAATTCAGTTGAAACGATGCCTGAGAACCTCGGCGAGCAGCGCCGAGTGGCTATCGAGCAACTGATGACCGCGGTGGCCAACGAGCGTCGGCAGGCTCTCGACCAGGTTTTCGATCGCTTCAAGACTGAGGAAGCAGCGCTGTTCGCCTCGCTCAAGGCTTCCCAGCGTCCTTCGCAGGAGCTTTTGGGCGCTACCCAGGCGACGCTGGCGACGGCGTTGCAGCTGGTCAGCCAGGTCAATCACAGCCTCGATGCGTTCGATCGCCTCGCGCTTAAGATGGGCTGGGAAACACCGAATTCGCCGCCATTCCAAATCAACGACTATCAGAAGGCCGCGGAGCAGTTGGGGCAAACCGCGCGCGATCTGACTACCCTCACGCGTGAATCGCGCGCTACGCTCAGGAGCTCGATCTGGCTCGCCACGCTGGCGCTCGCAGGTCTGATTCTGTTCGCGGCAGCAATTGCGCTAACCGCCGTGCTCATCTACCGCCGCTTGACGCACCCCATCAGCTCGATCACCTAAGGACTCAAGGCGTCCGCGTGCGGTCGTTCGACGAACGTAACCCGCGCTTTGAGAACGCGCTTGGTCCGATTTAATTGAGGACAGGTTAATCTGAAAGAGGTGGCACCTTTGTCCGACGGAACTTCGAATCCGCTAGAGGGTCGATCGCCCGCGAGGGGGCGCGGCGGATGCTGATGGCGGCGCTGAGGGCCGAGTCGGACGATTACGTCGAGCGCGGTGAACAGGGGCATGCCTTAGTGGTGCGAACGGACGATTCCCACCATTTGGTGAGGCAAACGCGGATGGCAAAAATCGGGTATTACTGATTTAGATTCTGTGCGATGCCTACGAGCCTCCGATCCTATCGCGTGAACAATCGAGTTACGGAATGTGAACGATGGCGGAGCGCGCGATGCGGACGCGCAGCTGGCATTGTTGCCACGATCGGCGCTTCAGGCTTTCACATTCTGTAACCGCACCTTTCCCGCTTGAATTCCTGGGCGTGGTGATAAAGCCGCGCGAGCAAAATTCGGGAGGGAAAATGTATGAAGACGGTACTTCGAGCGGTCGGCATCGCGGTCTTTGCGATGCTCATTACGGGGACGAGTCTGGTCTCTCGCGCGCAAACGCGCAGTGCGCGGCGCTATCATCCAACACTGTTAGTGTCCTACCGCAGGCATGGGGCGATGGCCAGTTCATCAACGCTTCGCTCGCGGCGCCCGGCAGCGAAATCGCTGGCATCGTCGGATTCTGGAAGGCGCAGTTCGTCTCCGAGGGCAGCAACGGCATTCCGGACGGCACGATCGTCGATAACCCATTTGTGCAATGGCACGGCGACGGCACAGAGATCATGAATTCGACACGCCCGCCGGTGACCCAGAGTTTTTGCATGGGTGTATGGCGCCAGACTGGCATATTCACCTACCAGCTGAATCACTTCGCGCTATCTTTCGACACCAGCAACAATTTTGTCGGTCCGGCCCAAATCCGCGAGAACGTCACGCTGGACAGGAAAGGCAACTCGTACGCCGGGACCTTTACCATCGACCAATATGATCCGGATGGAAACCTGCTCGCGGAAGTGAAGGGAAATGTCAGCGCGACCCGCATCACCGTCAACACAACCATCAAACAGGTGCTCTGACCGCGATGATACAGCTTTGACCTTGCGCCGCGCCGGAGACCTCTCCGGCGCGTATCTCATCCTTCAACGGAAACGCTCGTTGGTATCCGTTCGTGGCCGTCTTGTTCGCGAATTTCAGTACCCGCCACGCTAAATCGCGCGATTCATCTCGGAATTCGTTTCGTGCATGCTCGCGGACGTCGGTCTCGACGTGGTTCGCGGAGCCCGCCTTAGTCAGGGATTCATCAACCGGCGGCGGCCGTGGCGAAAGGTCTGTTTCTCGAGTTCCCGGGCGTCGAGAACCATTCCCTTCCTCGAAGCACGTAGCCAGCGGCGCCAAAGCAGTCGGATCAGAACGTGGCGACAACGTCTATCGACCAAGGAGTTTCTTGAGCGTCGTACAGACACTCTTCGACCATGTAGCAGCGCGCACGCTCTTTCTCGTCTCTGCTGCCGAGACCGTGTTCTCGTGCCAGGTGACGGCGATCCGCCCGTGGTCCAAATTCCGCCTCAGTGCCGTCATCGTGGCATCGCGAGTGCGATGTTCACTCGCGCGGCGGAGTTCATGAGGAGCGAGCTCAGAGTCGAATCGCGACTTCGCGTAAACCGGCGACACTTCATGACGTGGCCGCCGGGCCCGGTCGATATGCTCGGTTTGCCGTGGTGGGTTGAGAGGGGATTCGAGTTGTGATTTCACGTCGATGAGTCGGCTCGCGATTGGATATCTTGAACGGTCGATGCGCGGCGCGCCGAAGTGAGCGTGGGGTCTTCGCGCTGAATACTAACTGCGCTTGAAGCTATACTTGTTGATTCCCAGCGCACGAATCTTCGAGGCGAGAGTTGAAGCGGGCATGCCGAGCTTCACCGCGGCGCCCGCCGGCCCCGACACACGGCCCCCCGACTCCGACAGTGCGGCTTCGATTCTCCTTCGAACATCTGCGTCCAAATGCCGGGTGAGAGGAGTTTGCGCTGCGGTCATTTGTTCGACATCCGCCTGCGAGAGCCAACTCTCATCGATATCGAACTGGTCAGTGTCGCAGAGGATTACAGAGCGTTCGATCACATTCTGCAGCTCGCGGATGTTGCCAGGCCATGGGTAGGACTGAAGCATCTGCAAGGTCTTTCTGCTGATGCTGTGAATCCGCTTTCCCGCGGCGCGCGCGAATCGATCGATGAAGTACTCCGCCAGCATCGGGATGTCGTCACGCCGCTCCCTGAGCGAAGGCATCTCGATCGGAAACACATTTAGTCGGTAAAAAAGATCGCTGCGAAACGATCCGGCCGCGATCGCCTCGGCTAAATCGCGGTTGGTCGCGCAGATCACCCGCACGTTGGCTTTGACCAGTTGTCCGCCGACCGGCTCGAACTCGTGCTCCTGCAGCACCCGCAGCAGTGCAACCTGCGTCTCCGAGGGAAGCTCGCCGATCTCGTCGAGGAAGATGGTGCCGCCCGCGGCCAGCGCGAAACGTCCGAGGCGCTTCTGCAGCGCGCCCGTGAAGGCACCCTTTTCGTGGCCGAACAGCTCCGAAGCGATAAGCGCGGTCGGAATCGCGGCGCAATTCACGCTCACGAAGGGGCGGTTCGCTCGCGATGACCGTTTGTGGATCGCCTTCGCAATCAGTTCCTTCCCGGTTCCCGTCTCGCCGGTGATAAGAACCGTCGATTCAGTGGGCGCGACCTTTTCGACCCGCGAGAGCACCGCGAGCAGAGGTCGCGAAGAACCTACAATCTCTTCGAAGATCGAGGCATTGTCGACCTGCTCACGCAGCAGCACGTTCTCGTTTTGCAGCTCATTCTTGAGCGCCTCGATATCGCGGTAGGCTTTTTCGAGTGCCAGACGCGACTCAGTCGCGGCCGTAACATCGACGATCGATCCGACGTGCTCCGCGTCTCCGGACGACTCGTCGAGCGCGGCCCCCGCGACGATGCGCAGATGCTTGACGCGGCCGTCCGGCATCCTGATGCGCTGGGTGATGTCCCAGTCTTTCGGCTCGCCAGGGGCGTCTTCGAGCATCTTTCGCAGGCGCTCGCGGTCCGCGGGATGAGTCCTCTCGAGCATCAGTTCCGTGGTCGGCTTGGTCGTGCGATCGAATTCGAATATGCGGTAAGCCTCCGCGGACCATACGACATCGCCAGTCGCCGGCTGCCATCCGAAGCTGCCCATCTTGCTCAGCCGTTGGGCCTCCGAAAGCCGGGCCTGCGCATCCCTCAGTTCGGAATAGAGCACCGCGTTTTCCAAAGAGATCGCCGCCTGCGAAGCCAGAATCTTCAGCAACTCGATGCGCGCCGGAGTGAAGACTTGCGAAGCAATATCGTTCTCCAGATATATGACTCCGACCAACCGAGTCTGTTTCACCAGCGGAAGGCACATGACGGATCGGGCCCGCTTCTCGATGAGGTACGGATCGGAGGCGAACGGATTCGGTGCGGATGCATCGTCGAGGACCACCGCCTCTCGGCTGCGCTGAACGTACTGCAGCAGCGTGTCGGGTAACCCGGACGTGCGCGGCTGTCCACGGCGAAAGTGAGCCACGACGGAGTCAGCCTCGGTGATCGCTTCGGCCTCGATCCGAGTCTCCTCGCCGCGCTCCACGATCAGGAGCCCGCGCGCGGCGCCGGCATGTTGGACCGCGAGCGTTAGCAGTCTCTCGATCAAGTTTTCAAGCACGATCTCGCCGGATACCGCCTGCGACATTCTCACCACGGTGGCGAGGTCGAGTTCCTGAATGCTCGTACCGAGGGTGACTGCTTGAACGGCCGCGATTTGATCCTCCTGAAGCTCGGGATGCTCCGCGTCGAGTCTCTTCACCTGGTGTTTCGCGCCCCAACGGAGAAAGCAGGCTCGCGCATTTTTCATATAAACAGCGGCGACGGTGCGGAGGTCCCGCGCCGCGTAAAAGCGTGCCGCGACTTCGCTTGCGATTGCCTCGCTATGCGCCAATCCGTGTTCGCGAGCCGACTGGATCGCGGTCTCATACAGCTTCTCCGCGTCGATTTCGCGGCCTTCGAGGCGCGCCAACTCGGCTGATACAAGAGCATGGCGGTCGAGGAAAATCGCCGCTCCCATCTCCGCCCATTCCTTGAGCTGTTCGCAATGGGAATCGATCCGTTCGCGCCACTCACGCTGCTGCTCGGCCACCGCACTGGTCGCAAGCGCAGCCAGCGTCAGCGCCGTGAAGTAGTGATAGTCAAGAAGTTGGATTTCCGCGGTGGACGACCAGAGCAGGGCACGTGATCGGTCCGAGGCCTCCAGCGCGCCTGCATAGTCGCCTGCGACAAAACGCCCGGCGATCTTGAGGATCCAGTACCAGCAGACCATCGTGCTCATTCGCTCTTCGGTAAGCTGACTCTCGAAGGCGGCTTGATCGAAGTCCGAAGCGCCGGGCAAAGCGTCTTCGCCTGCCATTGCCCGGATGAAAAATTGCTGGCTCACTATGAGATCGGCACCATCGCGGAATCCTATCCGCCGGGCGAAAGCCGCGTACTCCTCGGACTGATTCCAAACATCCGCGAGAGGATCACCGGCCAGGATGCGTCGGATTATGATCTGACTGGTGCTGCTACAGACGAAGAAGAGGTCGCCGGTCTTGATGCCGATGTCGATCGCGGTCTGAAAGTACTCGATCGATTCGGCTAAGGAATGATCCCACGACACTGTCATACCCATTGCGTAATGGGCCCTAGCGGTGTCGGCGAGAAAGCGCCGCCGCTCGGCAAGATCCAGGGCAAGCCTGCCGAAACGATAGCCATCCCGGTAGCGATGAAATACCGGGCCAAGAATCCATCCGAAAAGCGCGAAGCCCTGTGTCGCTGCCTCAGTGGTGCCGTGGGTGATGCTCAGCGCCACCAGGCGGCAGAGCAGGCTGACAAACAGATTGACGTCGGTATAAAACGAGGCCAGCAGCAGTGCGGCCAGAACCCGCGCCGCAGCTTGCAGCCGCGTGTCCCGCATTAGCGGCAGGTCGATCAGGCTCTCGATCGGCGTCTCGTGCAGTATCTCGCAGAGCGCGCGGTATTCCGCCTCAACCTGCTGCGGAGTCGGATTTGCCGGAGTTTCGAATCCGAGTAAGCTCAAGCATTCGATGCCGGTCGTAACTGCCTGTGTATTCTGCGACTGCACGATGTGGAGTTCGAGTTTGAGCCGGTACGCGGCGGCCTTGTCCACCGCTGAAATCGCTCTTTCGAGCACAGCCGCGATGAGCCGTTCGGCCTCCTCGAACTGCCCCGCGAGCAACGTCGATTCGGCCAGCTCGAGCATCAGAACCAGCATCACGCCGTAACGCGTCTGCCACCCGGACGATCCCAGCAGCGCGATTGCGGCATTAAAATAGCCGCACGCGGCGGCATACGCCGTCGAAGCTTTGGCGCGTCTGCCCGCGCCAAGGTTGAGGTTCGCGACCCGCTCGATCTCGCCGGGATCGGAGATCAAGGCCACGCCATGATTGAACTGAGTGACCACGTCGAAAATTCGCTCGCTGACCTGTTCGGCGCTCATCGAGGTGACGAGCCGGCGTCCGAGCTCCAAATGGACGAGGGCACGCTCGCCGCTCGGGATGAGAGAATATGCCGTCTCCCGAACGCGATCGTGCAAAAAGGTGTAGGTCTCGTTGGTACAAAAGACGAGCCCGGCGCGAATGCTATCCCAAAAGACGGCATCGATTTCCACTTGAGAGCCGCCGCAAGCCGCGATGAGCGTGCCGACCGTCGCGCTGTTTCCGAGGCAGGCGAGCTGCTTCAGGAGTTCCTGGGTCGCCGGCGGAAGGCTGGTTAATCTAGCGACCATCAAGTCGGCGACATTGTCGGTGAAGCCCTTGGCCCGAATCGAATGGAGCGACCAGGTCCAGCCCGCCGCCCTGCGATCGAATAAGAGGAGCCTCTCGTCGGCCAGGGTGGACATGAATTGGATAACGAAAAACGGATTGCCGCCGGTCTTTTCGTGCACCAGTTGGGACAGCGTCCGAGCGCGCTCGAGCTGGCAATGCAATGTATCCGCGATCAGCTTGTTGGTCTCGATACCTGTAAGCGGTTGCAGCAGAATTTCGTGGATGGCTGCCGCCGATCTCTTGATCGTATCGAACGATCTATTCAGCGGATGTAACGGACCAACCTCGTTGTCCCGGTAGGAGCCGATCAAAAGCAGATTGCGCAGCTCGTGATTGGCGGCGAGAGGTTCCAGAACCGCCAGCGTCGCGGCGTCGAGCCACTGAAGATCATCGAAGAACAGGACGAGCGGATGCTCGGGCTTGGCGAAAACCGCGATGAATCGTGCGAAAACCTCTTGCAGCCGCCGCTGCATTTCCTGAGGCGAGAGCTCCGCGACGGGAGATTGAACGCCGACGATAATCTCGAGCTCAGGAACCAGGTTAACGATCAGCTGCCCGTTCGGACCTAACGCCTCGCCAAGTGCGTCTCGCCATGGGCGAAGCGTCTCTTCACTCAAAGCCAGAAGCTGAGAAACGAGACCGCGAAACGCCTGGACCAGGGTCGCGTAGGGAACATCGCGGTTGTATTGATCGAACTTGCCTGCGGCGAAAAGGCCGCGCCTGGGAAGCAGCACCTTGTGCAGCTCGTTTACCAGCGACGATTTGCCAATGCCCGGGCCGCCGGACACCAGTACCAACTCGGTTCTCCCGCCGGCCGCGACGCGTTCGAACGCATCGAGAAGGATTCCAATCTCGCCCTCCCTGCCGTACAGCCGCTCGGGAACAATCAATCGATCTGAGAGGTCATGCTCGCCGATCGGAAACCAATCAATTGAATTTCGGGATTCCCACTCAGAGAGGCACTTGTCGAGGTCGGCGGCGATACCGCCTGCAGTCTGGTATCGGTCTTCAGGATTTTTGGCGAGCAGCTTCTGAACTATCGCCGACATCACCAGCGGTACTTCAGTCGCTCGATTCACTAGCGGCTCAGGAAGGCGCGCGATGTGGGAGTGGACCAGCTCGATCGGATCTGCGGCGGTAAACGGAAGTTCGCCGGCGAGCATCTGGTAAAAGACGACGCCCAATGAATAGAGATCGCTCCGCGCGTCCGTGGATCGGTTCATTCGACCGGTCTGTTCGGGGGCCATGTACGCCAAAGTGCCTGCGACGACCTCAAGCGGATCCGGGGACAGACGTTCACGCGGCAGGCGCGATGCGATGCCGAACCCGGTGAGGACGACCCTTTCACTGCCTGAGTTCACGAGAATATTGGCCGGCGTCAAATCCCTGTGAACGATACCGCTGTCGTGAATTGCCACGAGCGCCCGGGTCAAATTGATCGCCACGCGCAGGAATTCCAGAGGCTGAAGAGGGCTCGTGAGCCGTCGGGCGAGCGGCGCTCCGCCGGAATCTTCCAGCAATAGCAGCGGGCGACC
It contains:
- a CDS encoding AAA family ATPase gives rise to the protein MDQSALPERGVAAANFIGRARELTELGAGLDDAIEGRGRLFLLAGEPGIGKTRLADRFARLATARGFQVVWGRCWEGEGAPAYWPIIQVIRACIEGRDAGQLEVLLGPGTREISRLIPELRPARPSPDDSRIMSDQESARFRLFSSVATFLKNVARAEPLLIIVDDLHDADQPSLHLLRFIAREIKRTRIAMIVTYRDAEIRQSPELARLAGALIREGLTIPLAGLSQDEVGRFIERTAGQKARDTLITELYRVSGGSPLFVEGVVRLLVAEGKIDSSTASFEIPDGVRESIRRRLAALSTETNSTLSIASVIGNDFKARLLEALPGLSAEQIVERMDEAARFGIVTGGSAPHWQYRFSHALVREVLYKDLPAKRRIELHGEIGAAIENIYHDDLNPYHAALAHHFSAAGFTEKAIEHSLGAGAAASAVFAYQEARAHWERALNLMQGEFGSPPRRASLLHQLAGLCFMIDYSAAIRYAEATLALYRTLGDEARVAEWHARLGIYYAVPYADTSDVCRAREHFRKARESLAGGPEGLTLARVYTGIMQTAFVSRRTEEGLAAGKLAMEIAQRFNDDAQWANSALQYSLHLVESGRLAESHALQEQAWQKIDHLNIGRLAFLAAWIEGSCHLFLLDIPEAARCFEHELSKPRIEPFRAVLAGLYANLLARSGGVVGAQSLATEAVPAQHRADILFLEGRWDEATTLLSEKRPKLRSSGDLNSLARCLNVAAEIHHVSGRENEALATFGELLATADGELQLAHEMAVRPVCAEIHARLNHLEAAARELARCRQIMAAGEDWRGLEGTVIRAEAVLAAAQGGLNEAGARFEKAIEIFRRFRVPFEEVEALLLWGQALVSAGECAQAGAKFDSAIAIYQRCGAGDRWIERIEASRVVLKAPPSLNASFSQVSPAADEAEFRREGDYWTIAFGGKTLRFRDTKGFHYIAYLLARPGEDLRALDLVLLVGGDSPDKIESGKTQDLARSQSVTSDLGDAGEVLDAQAKSAYRARLAQLEEELEDARELGNEARVESTQQEIVALGRELKRAVGLSGRDRRAASGHERARIAVTQAIRFALGKIAKNDADLSKMLTSAIKTGTFCSYRPSATPAVRWRL
- a CDS encoding sigma 54-interacting transcriptional regulator, giving the protein MARRAPSDKASVSEPSRSDAAEPLWDDGEYVLSRVFQGDRPKAFLAKSPTLPDWRPATAKRLEHEYALRDHLNPAWSARPISLTWQKGRPLLLLEDSGGAPLARRLTSPLQPLEFLRVAINLTRALVAIHDSGIVHRDLTPANILVNSGSERVVLTGFGIASRLPRERLSPDPLEVVAGTLAYMAPEQTGRMNRSTDARSDLYSLGVVFYQMLAGELPFTAADPIELVHSHIARLPEPLVNRATEVPLVMSAIVQKLLAKNPEDRYQTAGGIAADLDKCLSEWESRNSIDWFPIGEHDLSDRLIVPERLYGREGEIGILLDAFERVAAGGRTELVLVSGGPGIGKSSLVNELHKVLLPRRGLFAAGKFDQYNRDVPYATLVQAFRGLVSQLLALSEETLRPWRDALGEALGPNGQLIVNLVPELEIIVGVQSPVAELSPQEMQRRLQEVFARFIAVFAKPEHPLVLFFDDLQWLDAATLAVLEPLAANHELRNLLLIGSYRDNEVGPLHPLNRSFDTIKRSAAAIHEILLQPLTGIETNKLIADTLHCQLERARTLSQLVHEKTGGNPFFVIQFMSTLADERLLLFDRRAAGWTWSLHSIRAKGFTDNVADLMVARLTSLPPATQELLKQLACLGNSATVGTLIAACGGSQVEIDAVFWDSIRAGLVFCTNETYTFLHDRVRETAYSLIPSGERALVHLELGRRLVTSMSAEQVSERIFDVVTQFNHGVALISDPGEIERVANLNLGAGRRAKASTAYAAACGYFNAAIALLGSSGWQTRYGVMLVLMLELAESTLLAGQFEEAERLIAAVLERAISAVDKAAAYRLKLELHIVQSQNTQAVTTGIECLSLLGFETPANPTPQQVEAEYRALCEILHETPIESLIDLPLMRDTRLQAAARVLAALLLASFYTDVNLFVSLLCRLVALSITHGTTEAATQGFALFGWILGPVFHRYRDGYRFGRLALDLAERRRFLADTARAHYAMGMTVSWDHSLAESIEYFQTAIDIGIKTGDLFFVCSSTSQIIIRRILAGDPLADVWNQSEEYAAFARRIGFRDGADLIVSQQFFIRAMAGEDALPGASDFDQAAFESQLTEERMSTMVCWYWILKIAGRFVAGDYAGALEASDRSRALLWSSTAEIQLLDYHYFTALTLAALATSAVAEQQREWRERIDSHCEQLKEWAEMGAAIFLDRHALVSAELARLEGREIDAEKLYETAIQSAREHGLAHSEAIASEVAARFYAARDLRTVAAVYMKNARACFLRWGAKHQVKRLDAEHPELQEDQIAAVQAVTLGTSIQELDLATVVRMSQAVSGEIVLENLIERLLTLAVQHAGAARGLLIVERGEETRIEAEAITEADSVVAHFRRGQPRTSGLPDTLLQYVQRSREAVVLDDASAPNPFASDPYLIEKRARSVMCLPLVKQTRLVGVIYLENDIASQVFTPARIELLKILASQAAISLENAVLYSELRDAQARLSEAQRLSKMGSFGWQPATGDVVWSAEAYRIFEFDRTTKPTTELMLERTHPADRERLRKMLEDAPGEPKDWDITQRIRMPDGRVKHLRIVAGAALDESSGDAEHVGSIVDVTAATESRLALEKAYRDIEALKNELQNENVLLREQVDNASIFEEIVGSSRPLLAVLSRVEKVAPTESTVLITGETGTGKELIAKAIHKRSSRANRPFVSVNCAAIPTALIASELFGHEKGAFTGALQKRLGRFALAAGGTIFLDEIGELPSETQVALLRVLQEHEFEPVGGQLVKANVRVICATNRDLAEAIAAGSFRSDLFYRLNVFPIEMPSLRERRDDIPMLAEYFIDRFARAAGKRIHSISRKTLQMLQSYPWPGNIRELQNVIERSVILCDTDQFDIDESWLSQADVEQMTAAQTPLTRHLDADVRRRIEAALSESGGRVSGPAGAAVKLGMPASTLASKIRALGINKYSFKRS